A portion of the Limosilactobacillus reuteri genome contains these proteins:
- a CDS encoding DEAD/DEAH box helicase has product MSDKKFADFQLQPYLLTAIQKINFRQPTPVQQRVIPVIMAGRSVVGQSATGSGKTHAFLLPIFSKINPEDQTVQAVITTPSRELAYQIYNAAKQLNKYAPHPLTIHNYVGGTDKQHQVDQLSRKQPQLVIGTPGRVLDLIKSQALDIHTAKMFVVDEADMTLDMGFLHEVDQIASHFPDDLQMMVFSATIPQKLRPFLKKYMENPVVEEIPTEAVINPDVDNWLMSTKGQDRNQLIYRLLTLGEPYLALVFANTKERAVELTQYLENQGLKVAMIHGGLEARRRKRTMRQIRDLEYQYVVATDLAARGIDIDGVSLVINDDLPTDLEYFVHRVGRTGRNGMKGTAITLYEPAEDDLIAKLEERGVKFVPKELKNGQLVTTHDRNRRKHYKRRQNELDPSMKGYVKKTKKKVKPGYKKRIKKAIKEDEQQKRKLELRHKIRKAKRARQKQHRRERNAR; this is encoded by the coding sequence ATGAGTGATAAAAAATTTGCTGATTTTCAGTTACAACCTTATCTGTTAACAGCAATTCAAAAAATTAATTTTCGTCAACCAACACCGGTCCAACAACGAGTAATACCAGTGATTATGGCGGGACGAAGTGTTGTTGGGCAATCAGCGACTGGTAGTGGGAAAACACATGCCTTCCTCTTACCGATTTTTTCAAAGATCAATCCAGAAGATCAAACCGTTCAAGCAGTAATTACAACTCCTAGTCGGGAATTAGCATACCAAATTTATAATGCGGCCAAGCAACTTAATAAATATGCTCCTCATCCTCTTACCATTCACAATTATGTCGGTGGTACAGATAAGCAGCATCAAGTTGACCAATTAAGCCGAAAACAACCTCAATTGGTTATTGGAACTCCAGGAAGAGTATTGGATTTAATCAAGAGTCAGGCATTGGATATTCACACAGCGAAAATGTTTGTGGTGGATGAAGCGGACATGACCCTAGATATGGGATTCTTGCATGAAGTTGACCAAATTGCCAGTCATTTTCCTGATGACCTTCAAATGATGGTTTTCTCAGCAACGATTCCGCAGAAACTGCGCCCATTCTTAAAAAAATATATGGAAAATCCAGTAGTTGAAGAGATTCCTACTGAAGCAGTAATTAATCCAGACGTGGATAATTGGTTAATGTCTACTAAGGGGCAGGATCGTAACCAGCTAATTTATCGTTTGCTGACTCTTGGTGAACCATATCTTGCGTTGGTATTTGCTAATACAAAAGAGCGAGCAGTTGAATTAACCCAGTACTTAGAAAATCAAGGGCTCAAAGTAGCAATGATTCATGGGGGACTAGAAGCTCGTCGTCGTAAACGGACAATGCGGCAAATCCGTGATCTTGAATATCAATATGTTGTAGCAACTGATCTAGCAGCTCGTGGAATTGATATTGATGGAGTATCACTAGTAATCAATGACGACTTACCAACTGATCTTGAATATTTTGTTCATCGAGTTGGCCGTACCGGGCGAAATGGGATGAAGGGAACAGCCATTACCCTATATGAGCCAGCAGAAGACGATTTAATTGCTAAGCTTGAGGAGCGGGGAGTTAAATTTGTACCAAAAGAATTAAAGAATGGTCAACTAGTAACTACCCATGACCGTAATCGCCGGAAGCATTATAAGCGGCGGCAAAATGAACTCGATCCATCAATGAAGGGTTACGTAAAAAAGACTAAGAAGAAGGTTAAACCTGGTTATAAGAAACGGATTAAAAAGGCGATTAAAGAAGATGAACAACAAAAACGGAAACTTGAATTACGGCATAAGATTCGGAAAGCTAAACGCGCCCGCCAAAAGCAACATCGCCGTGAACGAAATGCCCGTTGA
- the alaS gene encoding alanine--tRNA ligase gives MKELKKLNSAQVRRMYLKFFEEHGHQVMPSASLVPVNDPTLLWINSGVATMKKYFDGKVVPDNPRMTSSQKSIRTNDIENVGKTARHHTMFEMLGNFSVGDYFKNEVIPWAWELLTSDEWFGFDPERLYITYYPKDHDAYNRWREVGVAENHLIADEDNFWDIGQGPSGPDTEIFYDRGQEFNNLADDDPENYPGGENERYLEIWNIVFSQFNHTPEDTYEPLPHKNIDTGMGLERVVSIFENAPTNFETDLFMPLIKQAEEFSGTKKYGQNKEDDIQFKIIADHIRTITFAIGDGALPSNVGRGYVIRRLLRRAVVAGKKLGIDEPFLAKMVPTVGKIMEDYYPDVLKNADYIASVIESEEDRFSATLNGGLNLLNNVIAEAKENKTNEIDGRTAFKLYDTYGFPIELTKEYAEDEGLTVDEKGFQAAMTEQQNRARNARDMDNGMGVQTDLWTSFKEDSKYVGYTDLAVDNAKVIGLAHDGQQADEAQPGDKNIELIFDVTPFYAEMGGQVADTGDIIDNYGKKVGRVVDVQHAPNQQNLHRVELTAPIKKGARYKLVVDRIRHLKIEKNHTATHLLDQALRNVLGGHTQQAGSLVEEHYLRFDFNHFGQVTAEDLKKVENMVNEQIWKEIPVKTVETDIDSAKEMGAIALFSDKYGDKVRVVKIGDFNTEFCGGDHVKNTNELGLFKIVSEGGVGAGVRRIEAVTSSDAFKFLQDRDDLLTKSAASLKVAQIKEVPHQVETLQNELKEAQKQNESLQAKIAAQQANNVFENVQTTKNGSLIAAEVQVAGMGQLRQLADTWRSKALSDVLVLATASDGKANLLVAVSDDKTKEGLKAGDLIKAIAPAINGGGGGRPNLAQAGGKNPAGIKEALSQAKDYLDK, from the coding sequence ATGAAAGAGTTGAAGAAGCTAAATAGTGCTCAAGTACGGCGGATGTACTTGAAGTTTTTTGAAGAGCATGGCCACCAAGTTATGCCGAGTGCATCATTAGTTCCAGTAAATGATCCAACATTACTATGGATTAACTCTGGGGTTGCCACAATGAAGAAATACTTTGACGGAAAAGTTGTTCCTGACAATCCACGGATGACAAGCTCACAAAAAAGTATTCGAACGAACGATATTGAAAACGTTGGTAAGACTGCCCGGCACCATACCATGTTTGAAATGTTGGGTAATTTCTCTGTTGGTGATTACTTTAAAAATGAAGTAATTCCATGGGCTTGGGAATTACTAACAAGTGATGAATGGTTTGGGTTTGATCCTGAACGGCTATACATTACTTATTACCCTAAAGATCATGACGCTTATAATCGCTGGCGTGAAGTAGGCGTTGCTGAAAACCACTTGATTGCTGATGAAGATAACTTCTGGGATATTGGTCAAGGTCCATCTGGTCCAGATACGGAAATTTTTTATGACCGTGGTCAAGAATTTAATAATTTGGCCGATGATGATCCAGAAAATTACCCTGGTGGTGAAAATGAACGTTACCTTGAAATTTGGAACATTGTCTTTAGTCAATTTAACCATACGCCGGAAGATACTTACGAACCACTTCCTCATAAAAACATTGATACGGGGATGGGTCTTGAACGGGTTGTTTCAATCTTTGAAAATGCCCCTACCAATTTTGAAACCGACCTATTTATGCCATTAATCAAGCAAGCTGAAGAGTTTAGTGGTACTAAGAAGTATGGTCAAAATAAAGAAGACGATATTCAATTTAAGATTATCGCTGATCATATTCGGACAATTACCTTTGCGATCGGGGATGGCGCTTTGCCTTCAAATGTTGGTCGTGGATACGTTATTCGGCGGTTGCTTCGGCGAGCAGTTGTTGCTGGAAAGAAGCTAGGAATCGATGAACCATTCTTAGCAAAGATGGTTCCAACAGTCGGCAAGATCATGGAAGACTACTATCCTGATGTTCTTAAAAATGCTGACTATATTGCTTCAGTTATTGAATCAGAGGAAGATCGCTTTAGTGCAACCTTAAATGGCGGATTAAACTTGTTGAATAACGTGATTGCTGAAGCTAAAGAAAATAAGACCAACGAAATTGATGGACGAACAGCCTTTAAACTTTATGATACTTATGGCTTCCCAATTGAATTAACCAAGGAATATGCTGAAGATGAAGGATTAACAGTTGATGAAAAGGGCTTCCAAGCAGCAATGACAGAGCAGCAAAATCGTGCTCGTAATGCCCGTGATATGGATAACGGGATGGGTGTTCAAACTGATTTGTGGACTTCATTCAAAGAAGATAGCAAATATGTTGGTTACACTGATTTGGCCGTTGATAATGCAAAAGTTATTGGTTTAGCACATGATGGTCAACAAGCGGATGAAGCACAACCAGGTGATAAGAACATTGAATTAATTTTTGATGTAACGCCATTCTATGCTGAAATGGGAGGCCAAGTCGCTGATACTGGTGACATTATTGACAACTATGGTAAAAAAGTTGGTCGGGTGGTTGATGTTCAACATGCACCAAACCAGCAAAACCTTCACCGGGTAGAATTAACTGCCCCTATTAAAAAGGGTGCTCGTTACAAACTGGTTGTTGACCGTATTCGTCACCTTAAGATTGAAAAGAACCATACAGCAACCCACTTGTTAGACCAAGCATTACGAAACGTTCTTGGTGGTCATACTCAACAAGCCGGATCATTAGTTGAAGAACATTACTTACGTTTTGACTTTAACCACTTTGGCCAGGTAACTGCTGAGGACCTTAAGAAGGTTGAAAACATGGTTAATGAGCAAATCTGGAAGGAAATCCCAGTCAAAACAGTTGAAACTGATATTGATTCTGCTAAGGAAATGGGTGCCATCGCCTTATTCTCAGATAAGTATGGTGATAAGGTTCGGGTTGTAAAGATTGGTGACTTTAACACTGAATTCTGTGGTGGTGACCACGTTAAAAACACGAATGAGCTCGGTCTCTTCAAGATTGTTTCTGAAGGAGGAGTTGGTGCTGGAGTACGGCGGATCGAAGCAGTAACTTCCAGTGATGCCTTTAAGTTCCTTCAAGATCGTGATGACCTCTTAACAAAGAGTGCTGCTAGTTTGAAAGTTGCTCAGATTAAGGAAGTTCCTCACCAAGTAGAAACGCTGCAAAATGAACTTAAAGAAGCTCAGAAGCAAAATGAGTCTCTTCAAGCTAAGATTGCTGCTCAACAAGCCAATAATGTTTTTGAAAATGTTCAAACAACTAAGAATGGAAGTTTAATTGCTGCCGAAGTTCAAGTTGCTGGAATGGGTCAATTACGGCAACTTGCTGATACTTGGCGCTCAAAGGCTCTTTCTGATGTTCTAGTTCTTGCGACAGCCAGTGATGGTAAAGCAAACTTATTAGTGGCTGTTAGCGATGATAAAACTAAGGAAGGCTTAAAAGCCGGTGACCTTATTAAGGCGATTGCACCAGCCATTAATGGTGGCGGTGGCGGTCGGCCAAACCTCGCCCAAGCTGGTGGAAAGAATCCAGCTGGAATTAAGGAAGCCTTAAGTCAAGCTAAAGATTACCTCGATAAGTAA
- a CDS encoding IreB family regulatory phosphoprotein, which produces MATNDKTMFFDFGQERQEDIKQTLKTVYESLEEKGYNPTNQIVGYLLSGDPAYIPRLNDARNLIRQHERDEIIEELIRSYLKNNGETK; this is translated from the coding sequence ATGGCTACAAATGATAAAACGATGTTCTTTGATTTCGGTCAAGAACGTCAAGAAGATATCAAGCAAACATTAAAGACGGTTTATGAATCATTAGAAGAAAAGGGATACAACCCGACTAATCAAATTGTCGGTTATCTTTTATCTGGTGATCCGGCTTATATTCCGCGTTTGAATGATGCACGTAACTTGATTCGTCAACATGAACGTGACGAAATTATTGAAGAGCTTATTCGGTCATACCTAAAGAATAACGGTGAAACTAAATGA
- the ruvX gene encoding Holliday junction resolvase RuvX — protein sequence MRLMGLDVGSKTVGISVSDPLGWTAQAVEIIPIDEENEIFGIDRVAELVKKEQVAGFVIGLPKNMNNTEGPRVEASQHYGKLLQQRFPDIPIDFQDERLTTVEAHRMLVEEADISRAKQKKVIDEVAATFILQSYLDRHGRLVNKLK from the coding sequence ATGAGATTAATGGGATTAGACGTTGGCTCTAAAACGGTTGGCATTTCCGTAAGCGATCCTCTCGGTTGGACGGCCCAAGCAGTTGAGATTATTCCAATTGATGAAGAAAACGAAATTTTTGGGATTGATCGTGTTGCCGAGCTAGTGAAAAAAGAACAGGTAGCTGGGTTTGTAATTGGCCTTCCTAAAAATATGAATAATACAGAAGGTCCTCGTGTTGAAGCATCTCAGCACTATGGTAAGCTATTACAACAACGTTTTCCAGATATTCCTATTGACTTTCAAGATGAACGTTTAACGACGGTTGAGGCACACCGAATGCTAGTTGAAGAAGCGGACATTTCACGTGCTAAGCAGAAAAAAGTTATCGATGAAGTTGCAGCAACGTTCATTTTACAAAGCTATTTGGATCGCCATGGCCGCCTTGTGAATAAGCTAAAATGA
- a CDS encoding DUF1292 domain-containing protein: MSKQENNEDMITLIDENGNEQLFKELFTFDSDDYGKSYIFIYPAEQENDDSVDIQAYIIADNEDNDGQDLVPIEDDKEWDMVEEVLNTFLDNDGNFKA; this comes from the coding sequence ATGAGTAAACAAGAAAATAACGAAGACATGATTACATTAATTGATGAGAATGGTAATGAACAATTATTTAAGGAATTGTTTACGTTTGATTCTGATGATTATGGCAAATCATATATCTTTATCTATCCAGCGGAACAAGAAAATGACGATTCCGTTGATATTCAAGCTTACATTATAGCTGATAATGAAGATAACGATGGACAGGACCTTGTTCCAATTGAAGATGATAAGGAATGGGACATGGTTGAAGAAGTATTAAATACTTTCCTTGATAATGATGGTAATTTCAAGGCTTAA
- a CDS encoding CvpA family protein: protein MILTTFIILILMGCFINGHRRGLLTMTLMLGTYIVAWIVARQGAQLIGGWLKSLLPSIGTPATFSESLLANVNSNLFFYNGIAFMIIFTIVSILCHWGIRQLNWIKRIPVVGTVDKIAGGLISFLIGYLIIYVVLLIMQLFPAGWWQMQIANSELARFMINQTPGIAHLVIDTLVQGG, encoded by the coding sequence ATGATTTTAACAACCTTTATTATTTTGATTTTAATGGGGTGCTTTATAAATGGTCATCGCCGCGGATTATTGACAATGACGTTAATGCTGGGGACATATATAGTAGCTTGGATCGTTGCTCGCCAGGGAGCCCAATTGATTGGTGGCTGGTTAAAATCATTATTACCAAGTATTGGAACTCCAGCAACATTTTCCGAGAGCTTGCTTGCAAATGTAAATAGTAATCTTTTCTTTTATAATGGGATTGCATTTATGATAATTTTTACAATTGTTTCAATTCTTTGTCACTGGGGCATTCGTCAGTTAAACTGGATAAAGAGGATTCCAGTGGTGGGGACAGTTGATAAAATTGCGGGTGGCTTAATCTCATTTTTGATTGGCTATTTGATTATTTACGTTGTTTTACTAATTATGCAATTATTTCCAGCAGGTTGGTGGCAAATGCAAATAGCAAACTCAGAACTAGCGCGTTTTATGATTAATCAAACACCAGGAATAGCGCATTTAGTAATTGATACGCTAGTACAGGGAGGATAA
- a CDS encoding endonuclease MutS2, whose amino-acid sequence MNNKILETLEFDRIKGQLAQYLVSAAGRCELTQLVPQTDYEAVKELLTETTDGTDILRLEDGIPIPQLADIKPQLKRLKIKANLNGTELAQITKVLQTSMSVKNFFDQMREKKIKLRVLTTQVDRLVTIPSITQRLVRSIDPDGRINDEASAKLHGIRQLITQTETEIHQQMERYTRGKNAKYLSDPIVTMRNDRYVIPVIARYRNKFGGVVHDQSASGQTLYIEPAAVVETNNRLRQAQIEERQEMQRVLIELSQMIAPYRHDIGQNEAILGHLDFINAKARWAHDTKATLPLLSKENHVSLRKARHPLIDPRRVVTNDIKIGEDYQAIIITGPNTGGKTITLKTLGIIQLMGQSGLFIPAEEGSTIGIFDNVFADIGDEQSLEQNLSTFSGHMDGVKAILEQITSRSLVLLDELGAGTDPKEGAALAMAILDNIGSKGTMVVITTHYPELKVYGYDRAKTINASMEFDQETLKPTYKLLLGIPGRSNGLEIAQRLGINPQVIDEARTFVSDDSQDLNNMIGDLVEQRKKAREESERLAKLVAKNEKVQRDLDEKLTRFNEQRDKLYEQARSKANHQVSMAKKKADRIIHHLRQLEVQQGGNVKENELIDAQGQLNALHRDNPRLQHNSVLQRAKQKHDLHKGDAVLVKSYGQYGELLSKRGNHKWEVQIGILKMEIDENNLEKVAKKDLPREKDAKRRPRAAVRTTQTRKTSARLDLRGHRYEQAMSELSNFIDHALLNNLSTVTIIHGKGTGALRKGTQQYLQSNPRVKSFSYASPNAGGDGATIVNL is encoded by the coding sequence ATGAACAACAAAATTTTAGAAACATTAGAATTTGATCGAATAAAAGGACAACTGGCACAATACCTTGTTTCTGCCGCTGGTCGTTGCGAACTAACGCAGCTTGTTCCACAGACTGATTATGAAGCAGTTAAAGAGCTTTTGACAGAAACTACTGATGGAACCGATATTTTAAGGTTAGAAGATGGGATTCCTATTCCGCAACTAGCTGATATCAAACCGCAATTGAAACGTTTGAAAATTAAGGCAAATCTGAACGGCACGGAATTAGCTCAAATTACTAAAGTGCTGCAAACTAGTATGAGTGTAAAAAACTTTTTTGACCAGATGCGGGAGAAAAAAATTAAATTACGGGTTTTAACTACCCAAGTTGACCGCCTAGTTACAATTCCTTCAATTACCCAGCGGCTAGTTCGTTCGATCGATCCTGATGGACGGATAAATGATGAAGCATCGGCTAAACTCCATGGTATTCGGCAATTAATTACCCAAACGGAAACAGAAATTCACCAACAAATGGAAAGGTATACTCGCGGGAAAAATGCGAAATACTTAAGCGACCCGATTGTCACAATGCGGAATGACCGCTATGTAATTCCAGTAATCGCTCGTTACCGAAATAAATTTGGCGGGGTTGTTCATGACCAAAGTGCTAGTGGACAAACATTATATATTGAACCTGCAGCCGTTGTGGAGACCAATAATCGGTTACGACAAGCGCAAATAGAAGAACGGCAAGAAATGCAACGGGTGTTAATTGAATTATCACAAATGATTGCTCCTTACCGGCATGATATTGGCCAGAATGAAGCAATTCTTGGACACCTTGACTTTATTAATGCCAAGGCACGCTGGGCACATGATACTAAGGCAACGCTGCCACTCTTAAGCAAAGAAAATCATGTTTCACTACGGAAAGCGCGTCATCCCTTGATTGATCCCCGGCGAGTAGTGACAAATGATATTAAGATTGGGGAAGATTACCAAGCGATTATTATTACCGGGCCCAACACTGGTGGTAAAACCATTACGCTTAAAACTTTGGGAATTATCCAGTTAATGGGACAATCCGGTTTGTTTATTCCCGCAGAAGAAGGCAGTACAATTGGGATCTTTGATAATGTATTTGCGGATATCGGTGATGAACAATCATTGGAACAAAATCTGAGTACTTTCTCTGGGCATATGGATGGAGTAAAAGCAATTCTTGAACAAATTACAAGTCGTAGCTTAGTCCTTCTAGATGAGCTTGGTGCTGGAACTGATCCTAAAGAAGGGGCTGCTTTAGCAATGGCAATTCTTGATAATATTGGCAGTAAAGGAACCATGGTTGTAATTACAACCCACTATCCTGAACTCAAAGTTTATGGCTATGATCGTGCTAAGACGATTAATGCTAGTATGGAATTTGACCAAGAAACTCTTAAGCCGACGTATAAATTACTGCTAGGAATTCCTGGGCGGTCGAATGGATTAGAGATTGCTCAGCGATTAGGAATTAATCCCCAGGTTATTGATGAAGCACGGACATTTGTTAGTGATGATAGTCAAGACCTTAACAATATGATTGGTGATTTAGTAGAGCAGCGGAAAAAAGCACGTGAAGAAAGTGAAAGGCTGGCAAAACTAGTAGCCAAAAACGAAAAAGTTCAGCGTGACCTTGATGAGAAACTTACCCGCTTTAATGAACAGCGTGATAAGTTATATGAGCAAGCACGTTCAAAGGCCAATCATCAAGTTTCGATGGCGAAGAAAAAGGCTGATCGAATTATTCATCATTTGCGCCAGTTAGAAGTTCAACAGGGCGGAAATGTAAAAGAAAATGAATTAATTGATGCACAAGGTCAATTAAACGCTCTTCATCGTGATAATCCCCGGTTGCAACACAACTCAGTATTACAACGGGCTAAGCAAAAGCATGATTTGCATAAAGGTGATGCAGTCTTGGTAAAATCTTATGGTCAATATGGAGAACTTTTATCTAAGCGGGGAAACCACAAGTGGGAAGTTCAGATTGGGATTCTTAAAATGGAAATTGATGAGAATAATCTTGAAAAAGTAGCTAAGAAAGATCTCCCACGAGAAAAAGATGCAAAGCGGCGACCACGAGCTGCTGTGAGAACGACACAAACAAGAAAGACCTCGGCCCGTCTTGATTTGCGCGGTCATCGCTATGAACAAGCAATGAGTGAGCTAAGTAACTTTATTGATCATGCGTTGTTGAATAATCTTTCAACAGTAACAATTATTCACGGAAAAGGAACCGGTGCTCTTCGTAAGGGAACGCAACAATATCTGCAAAGCAATCCACGGGTTAAATCATTCTCCTATGCTTCCCCTAATGCTGGTGGGGATGGAGCAACAATTGTTAATCTATAA
- the trxA gene encoding thioredoxin gives MAVNVTTDQTFEQDTATGVDLIDFWATWCGPCRMQSPVVDALSDKMPDIKFFKMDVDQNPEIAQKFRIMSIPTLMVKKDGKVVDQIIGYHSEDQLKQILQQYVD, from the coding sequence ATGGCTGTAAACGTAACTACAGATCAAACCTTTGAACAAGATACTGCAACTGGTGTCGATTTAATTGATTTTTGGGCAACTTGGTGTGGTCCCTGTCGGATGCAATCACCAGTAGTTGATGCACTATCTGATAAGATGCCCGATATTAAATTTTTTAAGATGGATGTTGACCAAAATCCAGAAATTGCACAAAAATTCCGGATTATGAGTATCCCTACATTAATGGTTAAGAAAGATGGCAAGGTAGTAGACCAAATCATTGGTTATCATAGTGAAGATCAATTAAAGCAAATTTTACAACAATATGTTGATTAG
- a CDS encoding YslB family protein — MSQKLYNQLIAGHQGLGAGTMRDVILPAILGKETDEMLYWIGKDLARVYPVATAEDLVYLTNQLGFGRLALRKKSNTSQVWRLSGVIVKERIQRDEEETSFGLECGFLAQEVEFQLGTVAEAKIFDRHRDYVDILIQNDPQSSADNERSEMVTFITVDRPDEKEDAPKKETRHSLLKRRKKDKK, encoded by the coding sequence ATGAGTCAGAAATTATATAATCAGTTAATAGCCGGTCATCAAGGGCTAGGGGCTGGAACAATGCGCGACGTGATTTTACCAGCCATCCTAGGCAAAGAAACCGATGAGATGCTATATTGGATTGGTAAAGATCTCGCTCGAGTATATCCTGTTGCTACAGCCGAGGATCTAGTATATCTCACTAATCAACTTGGCTTTGGCCGTTTAGCTTTACGTAAAAAAAGCAACACTTCTCAAGTGTGGCGGTTATCAGGGGTAATTGTAAAGGAACGGATTCAAAGAGACGAAGAGGAAACCTCCTTTGGTTTAGAGTGTGGTTTTCTTGCTCAAGAAGTAGAGTTTCAACTTGGAACGGTTGCAGAGGCAAAGATCTTTGACCGTCACCGTGATTATGTTGATATTTTGATTCAAAATGATCCACAAAGTTCAGCTGATAATGAACGATCTGAGATGGTAACATTCATCACTGTTGATCGCCCTGACGAAAAAGAAGACGCCCCCAAAAAAGAAACTCGTCATTCACTACTAAAGCGACGAAAAAAAGATAAAAAATAA
- a CDS encoding IS30 family transposase: MTYTHLTTNELTIIAHSFVQKLKAYRVAQMINRCAETVYRVYRYLETGASIADYQDHYMRNKQRCGRKRTQLSLAELTYINDKIAQGWTPDTIIGRAERPISCNRRTLYRMFERGQFGFDVRSLPMRGKRHPNGYVERRGKAGQLGRSIHERAKDFPHYATEFGHLEADTVQGKKHQGAVMTLTERQSKVEIVLNVHEKTADAINQHLSQWLRKFPRHFFKSITFDNGKEFAGWREITNQFDLHTYFAEVGAPNQRGLNENNNGLLRRDGLTKQLDFRNLPDELVTQLMSKRNNLPRKSLGYRTPYEVFMSYVTDEQLFSF; encoded by the coding sequence ATGACTTACACCCATCTTACCACAAACGAGCTGACAATCATCGCCCATTCTTTCGTGCAAAAGCTTAAAGCGTACCGAGTGGCCCAAATGATCAACCGTTGCGCCGAAACCGTTTATCGCGTTTATCGTTACCTGGAAACCGGTGCCTCAATTGCTGATTATCAAGATCACTATATGCGCAATAAGCAACGTTGTGGCCGAAAACGTACTCAGTTGTCACTGGCTGAACTCACTTATATCAACGACAAAATTGCCCAGGGGTGGACGCCTGATACCATTATTGGGCGCGCTGAGCGCCCAATTAGTTGTAACCGGCGAACTCTTTACCGGATGTTTGAACGTGGCCAGTTCGGCTTCGATGTCCGTTCCTTGCCGATGCGAGGTAAGCGGCACCCGAATGGCTATGTCGAGCGCCGTGGGAAGGCTGGCCAATTGGGGCGAAGTATTCACGAGCGTGCCAAGGACTTTCCACACTATGCCACTGAATTTGGGCACCTTGAAGCTGATACCGTCCAAGGCAAAAAGCACCAAGGGGCGGTAATGACCCTGACCGAACGCCAATCGAAGGTCGAAATTGTACTCAATGTGCACGAAAAGACGGCTGATGCGATTAACCAACACTTAAGTCAGTGGCTTCGGAAATTCCCGCGGCACTTCTTCAAATCGATTACCTTTGACAACGGAAAAGAATTCGCCGGCTGGCGCGAGATTACCAATCAATTTGACCTTCACACTTACTTTGCCGAGGTTGGTGCTCCCAATCAACGAGGGCTGAACGAAAACAACAACGGTCTTTTACGCCGGGATGGCTTAACGAAACAGCTAGATTTCCGCAATCTTCCTGATGAATTGGTAACCCAACTGATGAGTAAGCGAAATAACCTGCCCCGTAAATCACTAGGCTATCGAACTCCATATGAAGTATTCATGTCTTACGTCACTGATGAGCAACTATTTTCTTTCTAA
- the murI gene encoding glutamate racemase, whose amino-acid sequence MDKRPIGVMDSGLGGLSVTRVLREQMPRESVIFVGDQGHFPYGTKTKEQIQQLALRIGKFLLKQDVKMMIIACNTATAAALQLLQNELPIPVIGVIEPGAMAATQHHYKKIGVIGTESTIKNGAYAKTLAKLNPALKVISSSAQPLVPIVEHGQTGTAEAQKAVDAELKVFDNQSIEALILGCTHFPFLQKEIHNKLGSNVQLIDPAFETIRQTKELLTSENQLSDDLASSIDLYSTGDIKDLVAGAQQWLPNGYSKCAHIQLNEEG is encoded by the coding sequence ATGGATAAACGACCAATCGGGGTTATGGATTCAGGGCTAGGCGGCCTATCTGTAACCCGTGTACTTCGTGAACAAATGCCCCGCGAATCTGTAATTTTTGTGGGTGACCAAGGGCATTTTCCATATGGAACTAAGACAAAAGAACAGATCCAGCAATTAGCATTACGCATTGGAAAATTCTTGTTAAAACAAGATGTAAAAATGATGATAATTGCATGTAATACCGCAACTGCAGCAGCTCTTCAACTTCTTCAAAATGAATTACCAATTCCAGTAATTGGGGTAATTGAACCAGGAGCCATGGCTGCTACCCAACATCATTATAAAAAAATTGGGGTAATTGGCACCGAATCCACTATTAAAAATGGCGCCTATGCTAAAACGTTAGCTAAACTCAATCCTGCTTTAAAAGTTATCAGTTCTTCCGCCCAACCACTGGTCCCAATTGTTGAACATGGGCAAACAGGGACAGCTGAAGCACAAAAAGCTGTTGATGCTGAATTAAAAGTATTTGATAATCAATCGATTGAAGCTTTGATCCTTGGATGCACTCATTTTCCGTTTTTACAAAAAGAAATTCATAATAAATTAGGATCTAATGTTCAGTTAATTGATCCTGCATTCGAGACAATCAGACAGACAAAGGAATTATTAACTAGTGAAAATCAATTGAGTGATGATTTAGCATCAAGTATCGACCTTTATTCAACGGGAGATATTAAAGACTTAGTTGCTGGTGCACAACAATGGTTACCGAATGGCTACAGCAAGTGTGCACATATTCAATTAAACGAGGAAGGTTAA